The Thermococcus sp. EP1 region CGGACACGTAGACCACGGAAAGAGTACAACAATCGGAAGATTGCTCTTTGACACAGCTAACATCCCAGAGAACATCATCAAGAAGTTCGAAGAGATGGGTGAAAAAGGTAAGTCATTCAAGTTCGCTTGGGTAATGGACAGACTCAAAGAAGAGAGAGAAAGAGGTATCACAATAGACGTTGCTCACACCAAGTTCGAGACCCCACATAGATACATCACCATTATCGACGCTCCAGGTCACAGAGACTTCGTTAAGAACATGATCACTGGTGCAAGCCAGGCTGACACCGCAATCCTTGTTGTTGCTGCTACTGATGGTGTCATGCCACAAACCAAGGAGCACGCTTTCCTTGCAAGAACACTTGGTATAAGCAACATCATCGTTGCAATAAACAAGATGGACATGGTCAAATACGATGAGAAAAAGTTCAAAGAGGTTTCTGAGCAAGTTAAGAAACTCCTCATGATGCTCGGTTACAAGAACTTCCCAATCATTCCAATCAGCGCTTGGGAAGGCGACAACGTAGTTAAGAAGAGCGAAAACATGCCATGGTACAACGGCCCCACACTCATAGAGGCTCTTGACCAAGTTCCAGAACCAGAGAAGCCCATTGATAAACCACTCAGAATCCCAATCCAAGATGTTTACTCAATTAAGGGTGTCGGTACAGTCCCAGTTGGTAGAGTTGAGACTGGAAAACTTAAGGTCGGTGACGTTGTTATCTTCGAGCCAGCCTCAACAATATTCCACAAGCCAATACAAGGTGAAGTTAAGAGCATTGAGATGCACCACGAATCAATGCCCGAGGCCCTTCCAGGTGACAACATTGGTTTCAACGTCAGAGGTGTCGGTAAGAACGATATCAAGAGAGGTGACGTAGCAGGTCACTCAACCAACCCACCAACAGTTGTCAGACCAAAGGACACATTCAAGGCCCAGATTATCGTTCTCAACCACCCAACAGCAATTACAATCGGTTACACCCCAGTTCTCCACGCCCACACAACACAGGTTGCAGTTAGATTCGAGCAACTCCTTGC contains the following coding sequences:
- the tuf gene encoding translation elongation factor EF-1 subunit alpha, which gives rise to MAKEKPHVNVVFIGHVDHGKSTTIGRLLFDTANIPENIIKKFEEMGEKGKSFKFAWVMDRLKEERERGITIDVAHTKFETPHRYITIIDAPGHRDFVKNMITGASQADTAILVVAATDGVMPQTKEHAFLARTLGISNIIVAINKMDMVKYDEKKFKEVSEQVKKLLMMLGYKNFPIIPISAWEGDNVVKKSENMPWYNGPTLIEALDQVPEPEKPIDKPLRIPIQDVYSIKGVGTVPVGRVETGKLKVGDVVIFEPASTIFHKPIQGEVKSIEMHHESMPEALPGDNIGFNVRGVGKNDIKRGDVAGHSTNPPTVVRPKDTFKAQIIVLNHPTAITIGYTPVLHAHTTQVAVRFEQLLAKLDPRTGNIVEENPQFIKTGDSAIVLLRPTKPMVIEPVKELPQLGRFAIRDMGQTVAAGMVISIQKGE